The region TGCAACCAAGCCGTATTTCATTCATGGCAGTGTTAAAAACCTAGCTGAccaaaaatgtgtaaaacaattaaaactcaTTATATTGTATTCAACCTGTCATACAACCCAGAAAAGGGGGTCAGTTGGGTTCGTATTTGAAAGTTCAGGTTTCTCATtagaacaaattaatttaaatactgACTCAAAGGGGGCGAGGTTTTCTTTTATAGCCACACTTTTCTTTAAACAGGATcagttacagtagaaactcacCCATCAGCATGCTAATTACTGAGACATCAACGTCTCTGTACTTTGTTTTCTTCCTATGGAAACAGGAATGCTTTGAGTTTTCAATAGTTTGctcttttactttgaaactACTTGAAAATAATATCAATTCATTCATTCTGGTCTTTTTGAAGCACTGGTCTATAATTATAGCAGGTTATGGATTTTATCGAGAGATATTAACTGGTTTAGGTCCACTTATACATTGATGGACCATCCATAAAACAGAGATTATAGGTTTAACCTCAGCTATTTTATAATATTGAGgctttttttgtataaatccCAAAGATTGAACTGTGTTTCACCATGTAGGCAAATTGAGgttaattataattttacttGAACTATTCTCATTTAAGGAAGGCAAAGCTTCCCAAGAGGTACACATCACCACTGTATTAATAGCAAACAAATCCTAAATGTTTCACATAATGCTGTGTGAATCAGGCTGAATGTAACCTGTTGTCAGTGTTGCAAAGTCAAACAgattattgatgtgtttttagtCAGGAACTGAAATACTGACAGTATGTATGCAGAACATCTCTAGTATAGACAAGCTTGTAGAGGTGGAGACACTGCTGCTGACCAAAAAGGTCATGAAGAAGTAAATGTTTTACTCTTAAGGTCAATGTGTTTCTCTGTTGACAAACAAGGATTAGACTATAATAACGAGTAAATCGATTAAGCGGCAATACAATACTTGCAAATGTTATTGTGCTGTACTGATATGTTGATTAGTATCTGAGTCTGTCCCAGGAGACAAACTAGTCCTGAAGAAATGACCGGATCAGCTCAGAAAACAATCCTGGAAACAACAATGTTGATCTCAACTGTAAAGTGAGTAACAGCGACACCCAGCGGTCAAACACGTAactatatcaataaaaaaacctAATCATTTAACATTATGACAGGTGTAGGTAATAGTAGGTTATCGCCATTATTATAAAGAGTAAAATAATATCCTCCAATAAACAACCATTATACCTGTGATCAGTTTAGTATACAACATATCAGGATTGGGTTTtgcttattttattaatgtggCAGGAAACGAGAGGAGAGAAATGAATAAGCGTCGGATTTGTTACCTGGAATGAGCCTATCTCCTCTGACTGaccttattttctttgtttaatgttgtgGAACACATGATAACACCtttcaaaacatcaaaagcTAACtgagttttactttgaaagcaTAAAACAAGATCGATGGGGCCCCAAGGGGATGACGTGTATTGTATTtagatataattaaaaaatagtCATTAATGGAGCATGATAAAGCCCACTTAACTTTGTCTCAGTACTCTAAATTCCGATTTGGACACCTATATTTATCTGCTCTGCAAGGGATTAAAGGTGTGACACTTTGGGTTTCAGCAAGGAACACGTTATTCTGTGAGATCATCGGATACACCCGTTGTGGGAAACACCATTCACCCatcctctcactcactcactgacattacaaaaatgtgaaatgtttgaaGACTGACTCgatgtatgacaaaaaaaatacatatgacaAAACAAGGGTCCTTTCAGAGAATTGTGCAGTCTTAATCTGTCCAGATTGGTGAATGAAAATGCAGATGCAGTTTATTTGTCTGCCTCTGTCCCCAGCAGTGAGGCTTGTCTTGTTTAGTTGCGTGGAGGCAGGCGTCAAACTCCTCCTCCGGGCTTTTCCTGACTCTGAAACCAACGCACCCACTGAGCGCCAATGGGAAGGTGGAACAACAGGTAGGCGTCCTCTAACAGCGTCCCTCGGCTCAGTCTGTGCTTTCCGGGGGAACAAGTGGACCGAGCGGAGCATGAGCTCTCCTTTAAATGAATCCAGAGGCAGAACTTCGCTTTAGTGGCTTGCTAATGATCTGAGACAGTTTCTTTTTTGAGAGCAGACGGGCTGAGTTCCCTGTGGCTTTCGGGCTCTTTTGGCAGATGAACTCTACAGAGAGCTGTTCGAAGGGTTTTCTGATTAATTgataggagaaaaaaaaaaaaaaaaaatcacaaattttcaTATCAGAAGCAGGGACATCTCAATGTGGACACAACGTTGAAGGTAAGCGTGGCTTGTTCTTTCGTTGCAGCAGTCTAATATATAGATGCATCTAGCCTATATTCTAAAATATATCTTAAATATTCTACTCTTTCACAGGTTACTAAATGTTGCACGGAAACAATAtgctttatgcattttttttttatctcaaattaacaattattttaccATCTTGTGGTATCAGCTTGGTGTTGCATAATCAAAGAAATGTAGCAATATCTTGACTATCCCACCATGTGACTCAACAACAATAACGCCTCCATCATAATCTTATGTAAGTGTGTGCTGTGATTTAGATTATCAGTGTCTATTTACACCCAAAGTCCTTttgaatggaaagaaaaaagtatttaatcaCTCAAGATGATAACCTGTTGTTTGCACCAGTTTGTTGATTAGAAGGGTCTTTGTCTCTCACCCTGTGTGACAGAAACATTTCAAGATTAAGGGATGCAAGTCTAACCTCGCTGCCTCTGAttaagtttttttctgtcctccACAGCTGCCATATTGTCTTGATCTTTAAACTTTGTTCCTCTGGGATTAAGAGAGGATACCCTGAGACACAGCTGATCCCAGGAGGTCAGACGCTCTCTGACCCTGATCCCCCTGCAGAAGGACATGGAGGTCCTACGGAGGTCCTCTGTGTTTGCTGCGGAGGTCCTGGATGTGTTTGACCGATCGTTGACTGAGAAGGAGCTGGTGTCCCAGTCTAAAGCCTTGTGCAGAGACTACATACTGTCCAGACTCAACCAGAATGGACTGGGATGGTCCAAAACTGAactccacctctctccctcaAATGCAGCGCTCGCTGAGGTGTCTTTGGTGCTTCTCTGTCTTGGTAAGAGCAACCTGACGAACTGTCAAGTCTTACAAAACAGTGAACTGTAAAGTGAGTTAAATAATGGCCATGATTGTTGTTTCCTTGTGTACTTTTATCTACACACTCAGGAGAGGATAGATGAAATAAGATGAATAGGCCACATTGGTTtttacaaatttattttaactgGAGCCGAAGTGCATAACACAGCAAACAATGCACAGTCCTTAGACTTGATTTTCAAGTATTTTGGCggtgtttttataattttttttatattattatatatatatatatttataccacGTATAGACAGAAGAGAGATGATCCAGTTAAGGTCTCAGTCAGAGGACATGGTGGTTCATGGTCATGGTTCATGGTGTGTGTGACTTGTTTTAATCTGCTCTGGATGCTTTGTTCTTTCATTTGggtcttaaaatacatttagtgaAAGACAAAGATGAAATGTGTGCCagatgtttttgatttattgagAATGGGAATTTCAAGAGAATATTTTCCCCATTTCATAATATtatctatattttttaaatcagcttgATCAAGTGGGTCTGAAAAGATACCTCCTTGGTGGATGTATTAACATACAATACAACTAGAGGACCAGGACTAATGTTCAGTTCAAATCATTCAAAGTGTTGGATTTGAGAAAAGGTTGCTAATTCCATGggtttttaaatactttttcagtTCTCTATTCAGGAATGGAACACGGATTGATAaattaatcatttcaaaataatcaataaattcTTTAATATCCACTTCAGCTGGAAGCTGAGAGCTGCCTGCTGTGACGGTGAAATGATCACTGCTCTTGGGTTTAAAAATCAGAGTTGCTAATCTACTTTTAGATGATAGTAGGCTGAAGGCTGAGATGACTCAACAGAGCTGGAAGAGGTTATTGATCATATGAGACCTAAGAAACTAGACCTGACTGATTTCCACATGCTGCACTACATGCTGTACAGTTCAAGCTATGATGAGCTTGGCTCAGACAATGAGTTAaggatcgtgtgtgtgtgtgtgtgtgtgtgtgtgtgtgtgtgtgtgtgtgtgtgtgtgtgtgtgtgtgtgtgtgtgtgtgtgtgtgtgtgtgtgtgtgtgtgtgtgtgtgtgtgtgtgtgtgtgtgtgtgtgtgtgtgtgtgtggcttgaACCAAGTGATTATATCTGGAGGACTTGACTCACTTAACACAGCAGCTAAAGTGCCCAGCGTCTCTTTCAGAAATAAACATTCTTTACTTTAAACATTTGAGTGACCCTCCACCAGCAGAACAGAGTAAACAGTTTGAGCCAGTTGAATGGTTGTACTGTACACCTTTAAATAATTAGTTTAAACTGTGGTCCTCGAAACAGACTTAaatcttctctctttctgtctgtgctctCCCTCTGTTACCTAGGCGACGAGCTGGAGTGTATACAGCCCAGTTTGTACAGGAACGTGGCACGGCAGCTCAACatctctgttgccatggagaacATGGTTTCAGATGCCTTCATCGGTGTGGCAACAGAGATCTTCTCAACAGGTACACGGCTGTTGCTGCTGATTATGTAGCATCCTGTATGCTATAACTAAACCTGTGGTCTTTGGCCGGCATCGGAAGTGATTCACACTTCCACAATGTCTCCCACTACTGATGAAGGCCTTCACTGTCATTAAACAGGTGTGAGTCTGCAGTTTCCAGCAGGCTCTTTTGGCTGAGAGGTTCTTACAGTGAGAGTGAGTAGGTGTGAATCATAAGTAGGTGCAGTGACACTCCCACAGTCACTAAGTTTAGAAAACTAATTAATGTATTGATTTACATTGTATATCAAAGTGTATTGCCTGAATATTAGAACAAATAGattttcttctacttttttgtctttgaatcTAGGCCTAGCAATATCCGCTTCCCCCGCTTCTGCCTGCTCTTGGTCATGAATCAGGTCTCAATGTCATgttgtaggtttttttttttttaactggacTTGGTATAGCCCTTAAAGTACTTTGTTGTGACCAAGGCTGTTTAGGTCTTTTGGAATTGTTGTTTGCAGACATTGTTGGGCGTTCTAAAACTTTGTGTCCACGCTAACGCGTCACTCTGGGGTCATTGATGTCAGCCTGTCGTTTAGTTGGTATTCCACTTTTGTTGACTAACTGATGGATTGAGATGAAAtgtggttcagacattcatggttttCCCTGAGAGAATGAATCCTCTTGACACTGATCCCCTGACATAACCTCTAGCAACATCATTTCTGGGTTTGTCTTGACAACTTTTTGATGGATTGCTATGAAATTTGTGTCCCGATAGGATCAATTGAAATCCCTTTGGTGATCCCTTATTAGAATAACTTATCCAATACTTTGGTATTAACCTGTAAAACCTTTGACAATGCCAGAAGTCTATTgcaaattagcaaatgttagcatactAACACCATGACTAACATGGCAAACGTTATAGCTGctaaatgtcagcatgctgCAGCGTCGATGGTGTGGTTAGTCTTGTTGGAGTCTggggtgtgttttattttgatgaataaTAAAGGTGTGACATGTTCGAGATTTATCACCGCAGTCTGGGAAAGGTGAGGGAAAGTGCAACCAAACTTGCTGTAATTTCTAATGGTTATTGGTCTAATATCAGGGATGTGCTATATAGTAGTGTAAGGTAACGATTATGTCTTTGTAAGTTGAGTCACAGTAACTATACCAAACTTTGATTTTCACTATGCCCACTACCTCCGAAGAGATCTCTGTTTTCCTGTTCATGTCACATTGTCCTGTGTTAACTGTGaatagataaaataacacagaaagTAAGTCTGAAATAGTTTCTGGTCAAATCTATGTTCAATCTTGGTCTTGAGAGAGGACTTTTGTCTGTCTGATTACTGTAGATGTTGAACTGTTTGTGCTGGCTCTTGGACTTGTTCAGGTTGCCTTGACAACAGATCTGCTTTGTACACAATTCAAAGCAATACTGCATTATCCAAATAAAAAGAGTGGTATGTCCTCAGTATGAGCCCGTGGGGGAGATTAGATGGTCTGGCCTCAGTGTGATGAGCAACTCAACCTCTTCATGTTTCAAGGGAAGATCAAAAATGGATTTGCTAAATGGAATTTTCTTGCCTGTGTTCTGAATAAACTTGTGCTCATTTGGCGTCACAAGGATGTATTTCTGTAAACGGCGTGGGATTCCTCCTGAAGAATAACAAACTGGTGAACCCAGGCTGCCCCAGCCTTCTGGGACGGGTTGAAACCTGGATATAAATAGAAGAATGCATCCAAGTTTGTTTTTCCCTGCTGCCCGGAATTAGTTTTATAACAACCTATTTAGGTTTCTGTTCTTCGTCATTATGCCTCCAAGTACTTAACATGACCACAAAGGAATGATAAGTCCAGGGAATCTATGTATCATaagcacatatttttttttagaaacgtTTTAGCTGCCATCTGTACTGCGGTCTATCTCAGTAAAATCAACATGACTTGTCTCTCCTCCATCTATCTTCTCCTGCCTCCCACTTCTGTTCCTCGTCTTTCCGCCTCCTCTTCTCCAGCTTTATCCCTGACAATCTTGTCTCTATTCTTGGCCTGCTTCTCAGTAAGGAGTGAGATGTGACGTGCTTTGACAGCTTCCATGGACAGTTATCTCATTTAAGCTTGCCCAGAGCTCGCTCTATCCCACTTATAGCCACAGTCAGACGCTGTAGGTCAGCCATGACAATGTGAGCTGGCCTAAGGCGGCTAATGCCATTAGGCCCTGCTGCATCACTGACGGCTGTTATAACAGTCCCTGCTGCCCTGGAAACTGAACCTAGAAATGGCTGGATGCCATCAATTGTCAGACTGGATTGTTCCACTTGGAAGGAGCTTTATGACTCTGCTTCCTGGTGGTAAATGCAAAATCTTTTTCTGAACTTGTTGACCTCTCCACACTAGAAACTGTGTCAGTGTTCACCCACCTCCAGGGGAAAGCAACACAATCTCACACTCTTTAATTTAGAACTGCTTGCTAAGACATCTTATCAGCTACAGTAACACAAATGCACTGGTTTGTTGACTTAAAGCTggtatttacagtttatttcagTTCAAGGTCCACCGACTGCCCCACACGCTGGGTGCCAGGTCACAGAATATGTGAATATTTACGAGAACAGCAAAAGGAGTTTTTTCTGGAATTGCTGGAGCGTAAAGATCCCatccagacatgttttaaacaatacATTGATGATGAACATCCATCCATAGATGTAGATAAAGAAGACATGAAACGTAACCAGgtgatgtctgttttttctcactGTAGGTATCACATGGGGTAAGGTGGTATCCATGTTTGCAGTAGCCGGAGCCCTTGCAGTGGATTGTGTCAGACAGGGTCATCCAACCACCGTTCACATCTTAGTGGACAGCCTGGGACAGTTTGTCCGCAAGTTTCTGGTTCATTGGCTGAAGAGACGGGGAGGATGGGTATGTgacgtttttattttagtgaacTTTCTCCATATAAACTTACTAAATAACGTTTCTCATGTATCTTTCTTCTCTGATTTCTATATGACTAACGCTTCTGCATGATTAGTATCCCTGAGTTTACAGCAAGAGGGGAAAAAATCTGGAGATTAAAACTTGCAACTTTCTGTTCTTCTACATCACTTCTACCAAAGATACATGACTAATTACTTTATCTTGTTTATGGATGAGAGCTCAGTTTGTGTACGTCAGCTCTGATAATCAGAGTTAGAGGGGAGTtgcatgtaatatgtaaatCACATACTGTTGTTTCCTGTTGGCTGATCTGATGCAAAGATTTGCAGTGGTAATGTTTGACTCTGAGGCCCTCTCTTGGTTAAAAGatagcaaaaatacattttcggGTGTAGCACTTAACCCCAAAAAATGGGGGAAAGAATAACTTTGGCATAAAGtttggtacagatattcatgtccccctcagaGTGAATGCCAAATACTTggccataaaccaaagtattgtcAATACCAATACCTTCAAAATTAATGCCATTCTGATCAGCGTCACCTGGACTTTGCGTTTAGAGTTCACAATCagatgtaagcatgctaacacgctaactaagattgttaacattttaatattttacctGCTAAAGCACTTCCCTGAATCTGTTTTGtggaaacaaacacttttttcccTGAAAAGTGCAACTTTTTCATTGaatgatatttttatttggcataaaaaacccattaaattcatttttttatgtttcattgtaGTCTAATTTAAAATATCACTCTCCTTGTATCAGGCGGAGATCACAAAATGTGTGTTGAAGAAGGATCTGACCCCTGAGCACCACTGGCTGTCGTCCGTCATAGAGTCCCTGAAGTATTTCCTCACTACAGTGTACGTCTACATCATGAAGGAGCAATGAATGAGCACACACTGAGGGCACTGGAGTCCTCATCAATGAATGATATGAGATTATATCTCAGActtgtcaataataataatggatggAGTGGAAATGGTCGCTGTGCCTGCCAGCGCTGAATGGCCATCAACAAATGTTTCATCAGCATCGTGTTTGTGTCATCTCAGTGTCGGATAAGTGATTACCTTCATCCAAAGAGTAGTCACTGTGATATTTAAGAGCATAAATGCCATGAAACAAGTCTGTGTCACTCCACCTCCTCTACATACTGGGGCACTGCTTACACCGGTGCAGAAAAGCTGGCTTTGTAGCTGTAATGTGTGTGATGGTGTTCAGGTTGCACTCCTCAGAGAAACTGTTCGATGCTTTGATTTGATGTTCGTCTCGGTAAATGAAAGAGAAAGCCACGTTTGTAATACAAATTGACACTCAGCTGGCTGGGTCTGGTGAGTTCTCAGAGTCTGAAAAGGACTGTCATCACATGGTGATGTGAAGGTGTTTCAACTGCTTGATTAACACTATTACGTCACCATGACAGCACAAGCAGTGTCTCTTCCCGAATACGATGAAACTTTCTGCTGCAATTTTAGACACCATTGACCAAGAAATGGTGGGTCTTATTTTTGGCCAAAGAAGAACGGTGCTAAAACGAATCCATATTAGTTGGTGAAATTGAAATCCTTTttgtaaatctgtaaatattcttatccatatttgttttatattttttattttgattatgacTTTAACAATTGAAGCCACTACAGTATAAAGACAACAACTCTTCGGGATGATGGTGTGATATGTTTGATGGTTGTCACTTTCACAGTGttaatttataaatgtgtgt is a window of Anoplopoma fimbria isolate UVic2021 breed Golden Eagle Sablefish chromosome 3, Afim_UVic_2022, whole genome shotgun sequence DNA encoding:
- the LOC129112557 gene encoding bcl-2-related ovarian killer protein homolog A-like produces the protein MEVLRRSSVFAAEVLDVFDRSLTEKELVSQSKALCRDYILSRLNQNGLGWSKTELHLSPSNAALAEVSLVLLCLGDELECIQPSLYRNVARQLNISVAMENMVSDAFIGVATEIFSTGITWGKVVSMFAVAGALAVDCVRQGHPTTVHILVDSLGQFVRKFLVHWLKRRGGWAEITKCVLKKDLTPEHHWLSSVIESLKYFLTTVYVYIMKEQ